One genomic region from Macrobrachium rosenbergii isolate ZJJX-2024 chromosome 1, ASM4041242v1, whole genome shotgun sequence encodes:
- the LOC136839454 gene encoding uncharacterized protein — translation MSDKEEDRTFQLECIEVYKSLPALWKVKSDDYSNRQKKDAAYAVLVEKFHEKYPKYTREDVKKKINAYRTNYRKELKKVQESEKSGAGADQVYEPTLWYFHALTFLNDQEIPAKSRSTLTKQTSLSSTVDDMRGSVAGF, via the coding sequence ATGTCTGACAAAGAAGAAGACAGGACATTCCAGCTGGAGTGCATCGAAGTTTATAAAAGTTTACCAGCCCTATGGAAAGTAAAAAGTGATGATTACAGCAacagacaaaagaaagatgcagcTTACGCTGTGTTGGttgaaaaattccatgaaaagtaCCCAAAGTACACAAgagaagatgtaaaaaaaaagatcaatgcATATAGAACCAACTATCGCAAAGAATTGAAAAAAGTGCAGGAGTCGGAAAAATCTGGCGCAGGGGCGGACCAGGTATATGAACCAACGTTGTGGTATTTTCATGCCCTCACCTTCCTCAACGACCAAGAAATCCCAGCAAAATCGCGGAGTACACTCACAAAGCAGACAAGTTTATCATCGACTGTAGATGACATGAG